Proteins from a single region of Palaemon carinicauda isolate YSFRI2023 chromosome 1, ASM3689809v2, whole genome shotgun sequence:
- the LOC137652843 gene encoding involucrin-like: MLVQYIEGTEILVQYIESTETLLQYIESKETLVQYIESTETLVQYIEGTEILLQYIESTETLLQYIESTETLVQYIESTETLVQYIESTETLVQYIEGTETLVQYIEGTETLVQYIESTETLVQYIESTETLVQYIESTETLVQYIESTETLVQYIEGTETLVQYIEGTETLVQYIESTETLVQYIESTETLVQYIEGTETLVQYIEGTETLVQYIESTETLVQYIESTETLVQYIESTETLVQYIESTKTLVQYIESTKTLVQYIESTEILLQYTESK; this comes from the coding sequence ATGTTGGTACAGTATATAGAAGGTACAGAGATAttggtacagtatatagaaagtacaGAGACGTtgctacagtatatagaaagtaaaGAGACGTTGGTGCAGTATATAGAAAGTACAGAGACGTTGGTACAGTATATAGAAGGTACAGAGATATtgctacagtatatagaaagtacaGAGACGTtgctacagtatatagaaagtacaGAGACGTTGGTGCAGTATATAGAAAGTACAGAGACGTTGGTGCAGTATATAGAAAGTACAGAGACGTTGGTACAGTATATAGAAGGTACAGAGACGTTGGTGCAGTATATAGAAGGTACAGAGACgttggtacagtatatagaaagtacaGAGACGTTGGTGCAGTATATAGAAAGTACAGAGACgttggtacagtatatagaaagtacaGAGACGTTGGTGCAGTATATAGAAAGTACAGAGACGTTGGTACAGTATATAGAAGGTACAGAGACGTTGGTGCAGTATATAGAAGGTACAGAGACGTTGGTGCAGTATATAGAAAGTACAGAGACGTTGGTGCAGTATATAGAAAGTACAGAGACGTTGGTACAGTATATAGAAGGTACAGAGACGTTGGTGCAGTATATAGAAGGTACAGAGACGTTGGTGCAGTATATAGAAAGTACAGAGACGTTGGTGCAGTATATAGAAAGTACAGAGACGTTGGTGCAGTATATAGAAAGTACAGAGACGTTGGTGCAGTATATAGAAAGTACAAAGACgttggtacagtatatagaaagtacaAAGACgttggtacagtatatagaaagtacaGAGATATTGTTACAGTATACAGAAAGTAAATAG
- the LOC137652914 gene encoding fap1 adhesin-like, protein MAFVKRTTAKEVPILSSSSNSCSSSRSSSSSSSSSSSRSSSSSNSSSKTVIKQFLFVPGVCGHRLTFREVIDFLSNHVIDFLSNHAIDFLSNQVIDFLSNHVIDFLSNQVINFLSNLIIDFLSNHVIDFLSNQVIDFLSNQVIDFLSNQVIDILSNHVIDFLSNQVTDFLSNQVTDFLSNQVIDFLSNQVIEFLSNQVIDILFNQIIDF, encoded by the exons atggcttttgtgaaacgtacaa CAGCAAAAGAAGTACCAAtactaagtagtagtagtaatagttgtagtagtagtcgtagtagtagtagtagtagtagtagtagtagtagtagaagtagtagtagtagtaatagtagtagtaaaactgTTATAAAGCAGTTCCTGTTTGTTCCCGGTGTGTGTGGTCATAGACTCACTTTTAGGGAAG tcattgactttttatccaatcatgtcattgactttttatccaaTCATGCCATTGACTTTCTATCCAATcaagtcattgactttttatccaatcatgtcattgactttttatccaaTCAAGTCATTAACTTTTTATCCAATCTTATCATTGACTTTTTATCAAAtcatgtcattgactttttatccaaccaagtcattgactttttatccaatcaagtcattgactttttatccaaTCAAGTCATTGACATTTTATCCAATCATGTCATAGACTTTTTATCCAATCAAGTCACTGACTTTTTATCCAATCAAGTCACTGACTTTTTATCCAATcaagtcattgactttttatccaaTCAAGTCATTGAATTTTTATCCAATCAAGTCATTGACATTTTATTCAATCAAATCATAGACTTTTGA